In the Synergistaceae bacterium genome, one interval contains:
- a CDS encoding NAD(P)H-hydrate epimerase, producing the protein MPPEFDSKLEYFYDPDEFHREVIYAGVNSPEAFSRQQARDADKRAIETFGIPSILLMENAALAVVRVVQEYAIFAVVCAPGSNGGDGLAIARHLCIMGKDVRVYILGDPRKGSADFQTNLKIMSRLAPEVLHTVNDENFAEFESALKGCEACIDSIFGTGLNRPLEGIFRRAVEAMNKFASHIVAVDIPSGLDCDTGEELGVSVRAARTVTFHRMKKGLDISPEYGGDVTVSYIGIPN; encoded by the coding sequence TTGCCCCCTGAATTTGACAGCAAGCTTGAATACTTCTATGACCCGGACGAATTTCACAGGGAAGTCATTTACGCCGGAGTCAATTCGCCGGAAGCATTTTCACGCCAGCAGGCAAGGGACGCTGACAAACGCGCCATTGAGACTTTCGGAATCCCAAGCATATTGTTGATGGAGAACGCCGCATTAGCTGTTGTGCGTGTCGTTCAGGAGTACGCAATTTTCGCGGTGGTGTGCGCTCCGGGGTCAAACGGCGGGGACGGACTCGCAATCGCCCGGCACTTGTGCATAATGGGAAAGGACGTAAGAGTCTACATTCTCGGCGATCCCAGGAAGGGAAGCGCGGACTTTCAGACTAACCTCAAAATCATGAGCCGTCTTGCGCCTGAAGTTTTGCACACGGTGAACGATGAGAATTTCGCGGAGTTCGAGAGCGCGCTGAAAGGGTGTGAGGCATGTATCGACTCTATTTTCGGGACAGGGCTTAACCGTCCGCTTGAAGGAATTTTCCGGCGGGCTGTCGAGGCCATGAATAAATTTGCGTCCCACATCGTAGCGGTTGATATTCCTTCCGGGCTTGACTGCGACACGGGCGAGGAGCTTGGCGTTTCCGTGAGGGCGGCGCGTACAGTTACGTTTCACCGAATGAAGAAGGGATTAGACATTTCCCCGGAATACGGCGGAGATGTTACAGTTTCATACATAGGCATTCCCAATTAA